One Rhodococcus sp. P1Y DNA window includes the following coding sequences:
- a CDS encoding Na+/H+ antiporter subunit A, which produces MLAILIAHTVAAVFAPLLVRWWGRNAFFPLALVPLASLVWVFANWNTEQSLDIEWVPGLSMNFDMRFDSLAAIMSLLVLGIGALILVYCARYFEDDEPRLGIFAAEMVAFSGAMFGLITSDNMLVLYIFWEITTVLSFLLVGHYAERASSRRAATQALLVTTAGGLAMLVGIIILGQVAGSYNLSEIIADAPSGWLPGVAIVLILVGALSKSAIVPLHFWLPGAMAAPTPVSGYLHAAAMVKAGIYLVARLAPGFADSGPWRATIITLGLLSMILAGWRALRAFDLKLILAFGTVSQLGFLMVLVGIGTEKAMLAGLTMVIAHAMFKAALFMVVGIIDHTTGTRDIRKLAHLGKKVPILGGIAALAAASMAGLPPFLGFVGKETALSAVIGTPALNPTVSVLVVIGLVVGSILTVTYSIRFVWGAFGRKQLKRPSPAVKNMHAPSALFLAAPAFLAVLGAVAGIFSPVVDHIVSPYARTVDSYGQAAYHLALWHGVNLPLGLTVIVVTGGVGLFVAHRMVNRLKFEHPPLGNADRVYDSVLKGMDTISIRLTGTTQRGSLPLTQGTILLTLVLLPIIVLAVGAEPDLDFVLFETPMQIVVSLIMISGALGATVMRNRLASVVLVGLTGYGCGVIFAVHGAPDLALTQFLVETLTLVVFVLVLRKLPAEVDDRGSAGSRLPRAVLSIAVGATVTVLGAFAMNARNSTPISLQLPDAAYLLGDGKNIVNVLLVDIRAWDTMGEVSVLLVAATGVASLVFRNRRFGTAPRVADAPATGADNGIGSDTTWLLGGDLIDPRHRSLVLEVTTRLIFPTIMVLSVYFFFSGHNAPGGGFAGGLTAGLALVLRYLAGGRYELGEAVPIDAGKILGAGLVFAVGTAISSMFLGAPALSSATLELTLPVLGDIKLVTALFFDLGVYLIVVGLVLDVLRSLGARLDAQVEMQSQVNAR; this is translated from the coding sequence TTGCTCGCTATCTTGATAGCGCACACGGTCGCGGCCGTGTTCGCGCCGCTATTGGTCCGCTGGTGGGGCCGCAACGCATTCTTCCCTCTAGCGCTCGTACCGCTCGCGAGCCTCGTCTGGGTGTTCGCCAATTGGAACACCGAGCAGTCCTTGGACATCGAATGGGTCCCTGGTCTGTCCATGAACTTCGACATGCGGTTCGATTCGCTCGCTGCGATCATGTCGCTACTCGTCCTGGGCATCGGCGCGCTGATTCTGGTGTACTGCGCCCGATACTTCGAGGACGACGAACCGCGCCTGGGCATCTTCGCTGCCGAGATGGTGGCATTCTCCGGCGCGATGTTCGGCCTCATCACCAGCGACAACATGCTAGTTCTGTACATCTTCTGGGAAATCACGACCGTCCTGTCGTTCCTCCTCGTCGGTCACTATGCCGAACGCGCATCGTCGCGCCGCGCAGCAACCCAGGCACTGCTGGTAACGACGGCAGGCGGGCTCGCAATGCTCGTCGGCATCATCATCCTCGGTCAGGTCGCGGGCAGCTACAACCTCTCCGAGATCATCGCCGATGCCCCGTCCGGCTGGCTTCCCGGTGTCGCGATCGTCTTGATCCTCGTCGGTGCGCTCTCGAAGTCCGCCATCGTCCCCCTGCACTTCTGGCTGCCTGGCGCGATGGCCGCGCCGACTCCCGTCAGCGGTTACCTGCACGCCGCTGCCATGGTCAAGGCCGGCATCTACCTGGTTGCGCGCCTCGCGCCCGGGTTCGCGGATTCAGGACCGTGGCGAGCGACGATCATCACCCTCGGACTGCTGTCGATGATCCTTGCGGGCTGGCGAGCGTTGCGCGCGTTCGACCTCAAACTGATCCTGGCTTTCGGAACGGTGAGTCAGCTCGGCTTCCTGATGGTGCTCGTCGGAATCGGCACCGAGAAGGCAATGCTGGCCGGCTTGACCATGGTCATTGCGCACGCGATGTTCAAAGCCGCGCTGTTCATGGTTGTCGGCATCATCGATCACACCACCGGTACCCGCGATATTCGCAAGCTCGCGCACCTCGGCAAGAAGGTGCCGATACTCGGCGGAATCGCCGCGTTGGCTGCGGCCAGCATGGCGGGCCTCCCGCCGTTCCTCGGGTTCGTCGGCAAGGAGACCGCGTTGTCCGCGGTGATCGGAACGCCCGCACTGAACCCGACCGTCAGCGTTCTCGTGGTCATCGGCCTGGTTGTCGGATCGATCCTGACCGTCACCTACAGCATCCGCTTCGTCTGGGGCGCCTTCGGCCGCAAGCAACTCAAGCGCCCGAGCCCGGCCGTGAAGAACATGCACGCACCCTCGGCGCTGTTCCTCGCGGCACCGGCCTTCCTCGCGGTTCTCGGCGCGGTTGCAGGCATCTTCTCCCCCGTCGTCGACCACATCGTCAGTCCGTACGCACGGACAGTCGATTCCTACGGCCAGGCGGCGTACCACCTCGCGCTGTGGCACGGTGTCAACCTGCCGCTCGGCCTCACGGTGATCGTCGTGACCGGCGGTGTCGGCCTGTTCGTCGCGCACCGCATGGTGAACCGACTCAAGTTCGAGCACCCGCCACTCGGCAACGCCGACCGGGTGTACGACTCGGTCCTCAAGGGCATGGACACCATCTCCATCCGCTTGACCGGAACCACACAGCGCGGATCGCTCCCCCTGACTCAGGGAACGATCCTGCTGACGCTGGTCCTGCTGCCGATTATCGTCCTCGCTGTCGGCGCCGAACCGGATCTGGACTTCGTGCTGTTCGAGACCCCCATGCAGATCGTGGTGTCGCTCATCATGATCTCCGGCGCACTCGGTGCGACCGTCATGCGTAACCGACTCGCAAGCGTCGTCCTGGTCGGTCTCACCGGATACGGCTGCGGCGTCATCTTCGCCGTCCACGGAGCACCCGACCTCGCACTCACACAGTTCCTCGTCGAGACCCTGACTCTGGTCGTCTTCGTGCTGGTACTGAGGAAGCTGCCCGCCGAAGTCGACGATCGCGGCTCGGCCGGATCCCGTCTGCCGCGAGCTGTGCTGTCGATCGCCGTCGGTGCGACGGTCACCGTCCTGGGCGCCTTCGCGATGAACGCGCGCAACTCGACCCCGATCTCACTGCAGCTTCCCGATGCTGCGTACCTGCTCGGCGACGGCAAGAACATCGTCAACGTACTGCTCGTCGACATTCGCGCGTGGGACACGATGGGCGAGGTCTCGGTCCTTCTCGTGGCCGCGACCGGCGTCGCGAGCCTCGTGTTCCGCAACCGCCGGTTCGGTACCGCGCCGCGGGTGGCCGACGCCCCTGCGACGGGTGCGGACAACGGCATCGGTTCCGACACGACGTGGCTGCTCGGAGGCGATCTCATCGATCCACGACACCGATCGCTGGTGCTCGAGGTGACGACGAGGTTGATCTTCCCGACGATCATGGTTCTGTCCGTCTACTTCTTCTTCTCCGGCCACAACGCGCCGGGCGGCGGATTTGCGGGCGGCCTCACCGCGGGTCTCGCTCTCGTGCTGCGCTACCTCGCAGGTGGCCGGTACGAACTCGGCGAAGCCGTCCCGATCGATGCAGGCAAGATCCTCGGCGCAGGCCTCGTGTTCGCCGTCGGCACCGCGATCTCGTCGATGTTCCTCGGTGCACCTGCGCTCTCGTCGGCCACGTTGGAATTGACGTTGCCGGTGCTCGGTGACATCAAGCTCGTCACCGCATTGTTCTTCGACCTCGGGGTGTATCTCATCGTGGTCGGTCTCGTACTCGACGTTCTCCGAAGCCTCGGTGCTCGTCTCGACGCTCAGGTGGAAATGCAGAGCCAGGTGAATGCCCGATGA
- a CDS encoding Na(+)/H(+) antiporter subunit C, with protein MTANLGMLIVVGILVASGVYLLLERSITKMLLGLLLFGNGVNILILTVGGPPGTPPIVGRTTSIHETMADPLAQAMILTAIVITMGIAAFVLALAYRSFTLNTKDDVENDPEDTKVSKRRSMAEMPDRDRSDDPVTGEPSFSGDAFDSRGNPIPIEELKNIEDLECYEDLHEGDFDDDDDEPDMRGLDGIDSAVEDKPAERQAKKGDKK; from the coding sequence ATGACCGCGAATCTCGGAATGCTGATCGTGGTGGGCATTCTCGTCGCGAGCGGCGTGTACCTACTGCTCGAGCGTTCGATCACCAAGATGCTGTTGGGGTTGCTGCTGTTCGGTAACGGCGTCAACATTCTGATCCTCACCGTCGGCGGCCCTCCTGGTACTCCGCCGATAGTCGGCAGGACCACCTCGATCCACGAGACCATGGCAGATCCGTTGGCGCAGGCGATGATTCTCACTGCCATCGTCATCACCATGGGCATCGCGGCGTTCGTCCTCGCCCTCGCCTACCGCTCCTTCACGCTCAACACCAAGGACGACGTCGAGAACGACCCCGAGGACACCAAGGTCTCCAAGCGTCGCTCGATGGCCGAGATGCCGGACCGAGATCGCTCGGACGACCCCGTCACCGGCGAACCGAGCTTCAGCGGTGACGCATTCGACTCACGGGGCAATCCCATACCGATCGAGGAATTGAAGAACATCGAAGATCTCGAATGCTACGAGGATCTGCACGAGGGCGACTTCGACGATGACGACGACGAACCCGACATGAGGGGTCTCGACGGCATCGACAGTGCAGTGGAAGACAAGCCGGCAGAGCGCCAAGCGAAGAAGGGAGACAAGAAGTGA
- a CDS encoding Na+/H+ antiporter subunit D: protein MTVSPDVIDVLTPLPVLIPLFAAALTLVAGRRPRVQRFITVVALSAVVAVSGMLLYLADRDGTSALQVGGWDSPIGISLVVDRLSAMMLVVSAIVLLAVMVYSIGQGIRDGNENQPVSIFLPTYLALTAGICNAFLAGDLFNLYVGFEVLLAASFVLLTLGASADRVRAGVSYVMVSMVSSLIFLIGIALVYAATGTLNLAHIATRLDDIPTGTRTAIFAVLLVAFGIKAAVFPLSTWLPDSYPTAPAPVTAVFAGLLTKVGVYAIIRAHTLLFPDGSLDNVLMVCGLLTMLVGIFGSIAQSDIKRLLSFTLVSHIGYMVFGVALSTQSGLSGAIYYVAHHIIVQTTLFLVVGLIERQAGSSSLRRLGGLAAASPVLAIVFLVPALNLGGIPPFSGFIGKVALLQAGSAQGSVLAWILVAGGTVTSLLTLYVVARVWTKAFWRARADAPEGGLADNSPSALLDDSSDIQLADREDVGRMPAFMLIPTVGLVIVGLALTVFAGRIIDISDRAAADLRDRSVYIDAVRGAEFVGDEAQASVVGDNTVDRIAGEEAGK, encoded by the coding sequence GTGACCGTCTCCCCCGACGTCATCGACGTCCTCACCCCCCTGCCCGTATTGATCCCCCTGTTCGCTGCTGCTTTGACGCTCGTCGCAGGTAGGCGGCCGCGGGTTCAACGTTTCATCACCGTCGTCGCGTTGAGCGCCGTGGTCGCGGTGTCCGGCATGCTGCTCTATTTGGCCGACCGCGACGGCACGTCGGCACTGCAGGTCGGCGGCTGGGATTCCCCCATCGGAATTTCACTCGTGGTGGACCGGTTGTCGGCGATGATGCTGGTGGTCAGCGCGATCGTGCTGCTCGCCGTCATGGTGTACTCGATCGGCCAGGGCATCCGGGACGGCAACGAGAATCAGCCGGTCTCGATCTTCCTTCCGACCTATCTCGCGTTGACCGCAGGCATCTGCAATGCTTTCCTCGCAGGCGACCTGTTCAACCTCTACGTCGGGTTCGAGGTTCTGCTGGCGGCGTCGTTCGTGCTCCTGACATTGGGTGCGAGCGCGGATCGTGTGCGCGCGGGCGTCTCCTACGTGATGGTGTCGATGGTGTCGTCCCTGATCTTCCTGATCGGCATCGCCCTCGTCTACGCCGCCACCGGAACACTCAATCTCGCGCACATCGCAACTCGCCTCGACGACATCCCGACGGGCACGAGGACTGCAATCTTCGCGGTGCTGCTCGTCGCATTCGGAATCAAGGCGGCGGTGTTCCCACTGTCGACGTGGCTACCCGACTCCTATCCCACGGCGCCCGCACCGGTCACCGCAGTGTTCGCCGGCTTGCTGACGAAAGTCGGTGTGTACGCCATCATTCGCGCCCACACACTGCTCTTTCCCGACGGTTCGCTCGACAACGTCCTCATGGTCTGCGGTCTGTTGACGATGCTCGTCGGCATCTTCGGCTCGATAGCGCAGAGCGACATAAAACGTCTGCTGTCGTTCACCCTCGTCAGCCATATCGGCTACATGGTGTTCGGCGTCGCACTGTCCACTCAGTCCGGGCTGTCGGGCGCGATCTACTATGTCGCGCACCACATCATCGTGCAGACCACACTGTTCCTGGTCGTAGGACTCATCGAACGGCAAGCAGGCTCCTCGTCACTGAGGCGTCTCGGCGGACTCGCCGCGGCTAGCCCGGTGCTCGCGATCGTGTTCCTGGTCCCGGCACTGAACCTCGGTGGCATTCCGCCGTTCTCGGGCTTCATCGGGAAGGTCGCGCTCCTGCAGGCCGGTAGCGCACAGGGCAGCGTGCTGGCATGGATTCTCGTCGCGGGCGGCACGGTCACCAGCCTGCTGACGCTGTACGTCGTGGCCCGTGTCTGGACCAAGGCGTTCTGGCGAGCTCGCGCCGATGCCCCCGAGGGCGGCCTCGCCGACAACAGCCCGTCGGCGCTGCTCGACGATTCGTCGGATATCCAACTCGCAGACCGCGAGGACGTGGGCCGCATGCCGGCCTTCATGCTGATCCCGACGGTCGGTCTCGTGATCGTCGGACTAGCGCTGACGGTCTTCGCGGGACGAATCATCGACATCAGCGACCGGGCTGCAGCCGATCTTCGCGACAGGTCGGTCTACATCGACGCCGTCCGCGGGGCGGAATTCGTCGGAGACGAAGCACAGGCTTCAGTCGTCGGAGACAACACCGTCGATCGGATTGCCGGAGAGGAGGCGGGCAAATGA
- a CDS encoding Na+/H+ antiporter subunit E: protein MNRFLLLRLWTLAWLTAVWVLLWGNVSAANILGGIAVGLGIMVFLPLPKVPVEGRIHLLSLVRLIGVFLYYAVESSVNVAWLAIRPKAPPVTGVLRCRIAIKSDLVLTLFVDAMNLVPGTMVLEIDQTRRLLYVHVLDMGSQKAVDGFYKYVRTLEKKFIAAFERDSDWKPSPLHFQEYERYHGVLGDDIATPSDGRRDDKKIDDEREGDWT from the coding sequence CTGAACCGCTTTCTGCTGCTCAGACTGTGGACGCTGGCCTGGCTCACCGCGGTGTGGGTGTTGTTGTGGGGCAACGTGAGTGCCGCGAACATCCTGGGCGGCATTGCCGTCGGCCTCGGCATCATGGTGTTCCTTCCGCTCCCCAAGGTCCCCGTCGAGGGCCGCATCCACTTGCTGTCGCTCGTTCGTCTCATCGGCGTATTTCTGTACTACGCAGTGGAATCGAGCGTCAACGTCGCATGGTTGGCGATCAGGCCCAAGGCACCGCCGGTCACGGGCGTTCTCCGCTGCCGCATCGCGATCAAATCGGATCTGGTGTTGACGCTGTTCGTCGACGCCATGAATCTCGTGCCGGGCACCATGGTGCTCGAGATCGACCAGACTCGCAGGTTGCTCTACGTTCACGTACTGGACATGGGCAGCCAGAAGGCCGTGGACGGCTTCTACAAGTACGTCCGCACACTCGAGAAAAAGTTCATCGCAGCGTTCGAACGTGACTCCGACTGGAAGCCGAGTCCTTTGCACTTCCAGGAGTACGAGCGGTACCACGGAGTTCTCGGTGACGATATCGCGACACCCAGCGACGGGCGCCGCGACGACAAGAAGATCGACGACGAACGAGAGGGGGACTGGACGTGA
- a CDS encoding monovalent cation/H+ antiporter complex subunit F: MTVVLAVSGVLLVAAAILTAYRLLDGPSTLDRLVAMDTILAVSMCGLAIWSTYSLDTTIVPAIVALSLVSFVGSVSVARFRVRDE, encoded by the coding sequence GTGACCGTCGTACTCGCTGTCTCCGGCGTGCTGCTCGTCGCGGCAGCCATTCTGACCGCCTACCGCCTGCTCGACGGACCCAGCACACTCGACCGACTCGTCGCGATGGACACGATTCTCGCGGTGTCGATGTGCGGCCTCGCTATCTGGTCGACCTACAGTCTCGACACGACGATCGTGCCTGCGATCGTCGCATTGTCGTTGGTCAGCTTCGTCGGTTCGGTCAGCGTCGCACGATTCAGAGTGAGGGACGAATGA
- the mnhG gene encoding monovalent cation/H(+) antiporter subunit G yields MNMVLEVISAIFILLGAILAFTAAVGIVRFPDTLSRMHAATKPQVVGLILVLTGAVIQLRGSVDIWMLVLVGVFTLVTAPVIAHTVGRVAYREQRGRDGLLIVNEMDES; encoded by the coding sequence ATGAACATGGTTCTGGAAGTGATCTCGGCGATCTTCATCCTTCTCGGCGCGATTCTGGCTTTCACCGCCGCAGTGGGAATCGTCCGGTTCCCCGACACGCTCTCACGCATGCACGCGGCCACGAAGCCGCAGGTGGTGGGCCTGATTCTGGTGCTGACCGGTGCTGTCATCCAGCTGCGCGGCAGCGTGGATATCTGGATGTTGGTGCTGGTCGGGGTGTTCACGCTCGTGACGGCACCTGTTATCGCGCATACCGTGGGTCGGGTCGCCTACCGTGAGCAGCGTGGACGCGACGGACTTCTCATCGTCAACGAGATGGACGAGTCCTGA
- a CDS encoding phosphatase PAP2 family protein gives MNGVLQGDERLTRVARAAPGALRWYGVGAGVVLVFLGSLQIAAGVHGFPGPVPSIWNDFVGTPKSMAVPWGGLALALVGVNFRTRVWALSLAVAIDLVGVVLRLDAGRPFAVGNGAVIALAGLAAFTVWRRDLSGIRSVCLGGLLILATKAGDAWLQITTIVRPYVLDEYAQLADHALANPSWIVGGWLDVLGPVAFAVLHWVYIQLPVAAIAIAIYQLRGVASGRAWPSHYLVRTFLLIGLVGPIFYILFPVVGPMFAFGPAGQGFEVGNLWPRVVPFDTSPVEIPFDTETPRNCMPSLHTAWALSLFVHSRSGPWWLRLGGTTWLVCTLAATLGFGYHYGVDLVAGVVLCLTLESTLRDPERGWDTARIRLVGYGSAVMLTLLLSYRYLAVPMGTYPELFGPAILILMGSVVGMFYATFFAAPGTALATWGGRDVPVRTRPSR, from the coding sequence ATGAACGGCGTGCTTCAGGGGGACGAGAGGCTTACACGTGTCGCGCGAGCGGCACCTGGAGCACTACGGTGGTATGGCGTCGGAGCAGGCGTGGTGCTCGTTTTCCTCGGATCGTTGCAGATCGCGGCCGGGGTCCACGGTTTTCCCGGTCCCGTTCCGAGCATTTGGAACGACTTCGTGGGCACTCCGAAATCGATGGCAGTCCCATGGGGCGGTTTGGCGCTCGCTCTGGTCGGCGTCAACTTCCGAACCCGAGTATGGGCGCTGTCGCTGGCCGTCGCGATCGACCTGGTCGGGGTGGTTCTACGTCTGGACGCAGGCAGACCGTTCGCAGTCGGAAACGGCGCGGTCATCGCGCTTGCCGGTTTGGCAGCCTTCACGGTCTGGCGACGGGATCTCAGCGGCATTCGGTCCGTCTGTCTCGGCGGGTTGTTGATTCTGGCAACCAAGGCGGGGGACGCCTGGCTCCAGATCACCACCATCGTGAGACCGTATGTTCTCGACGAATACGCCCAGTTGGCGGACCACGCGCTGGCGAACCCGTCGTGGATCGTCGGAGGCTGGCTCGACGTTCTCGGACCCGTAGCCTTCGCAGTGTTGCACTGGGTGTACATCCAGCTCCCGGTCGCGGCCATTGCAATCGCCATCTACCAACTGCGCGGTGTGGCGTCGGGGCGGGCGTGGCCATCGCACTACCTGGTGCGCACGTTCCTGCTCATCGGACTCGTCGGCCCGATCTTCTACATCCTGTTCCCCGTCGTCGGACCCATGTTCGCGTTCGGTCCCGCAGGCCAGGGATTCGAGGTCGGCAACCTGTGGCCACGGGTTGTCCCGTTCGACACCTCACCCGTCGAGATACCGTTCGACACCGAGACGCCGCGCAACTGCATGCCCAGCCTGCACACCGCGTGGGCACTGAGTCTGTTCGTCCATTCCAGGTCAGGGCCGTGGTGGCTTCGTCTGGGCGGAACGACATGGCTCGTGTGCACACTCGCCGCGACGCTCGGCTTCGGCTACCACTACGGCGTCGATCTGGTTGCAGGCGTCGTGCTGTGCCTGACGCTGGAATCGACTCTGCGCGACCCGGAACGCGGGTGGGACACCGCGCGCATTCGGCTCGTCGGCTACGGCTCCGCGGTGATGCTGACGCTGCTGCTGAGTTACCGCTACCTCGCCGTGCCGATGGGAACGTATCCGGAACTGTTCGGTCCGGCGATTCTGATCCTGATGGGTTCGGTGGTCGGAATGTTCTACGCGACGTTCTTCGCCGCACCCGGAACCGCCCTTGCCACCTGGGGCGGCCGAGACGTACCGGTCAGGACTCGTCCATCTCGTTGA
- a CDS encoding glutamate--cysteine ligase, translating to MPGRSAHHAGPAPAIEFNSSSRPTLGVEWEIALVDSESLDLVNSAAEVMDGVTELAGAQTPRVTKELLRNTVELVTGVCENVGEAMDDLGDSLDLVRRAADPLGIELFSAGTHPFAEWSTQVLTRSPSYDELIARTQWWGRQMLIWGVHVHVGVSSPDKVFPILNSLLLQYPHLLALSASSPIWAGNDTGYASNRALMFQQLPTAGLPFQFEDWSQFEAFVRDQMKTGVIEQLGGMHWDIRPAPKWGTIEVRVCDGASTKRELAALVALTHCLIVDLDERLEAGEVLPSMPPWHVQENKWRAARYGLDAEIILDADSNERLMTDDLNDLLEKLTPTAVRLGCADELASVAEIPRRGASYQRQRRVAADSGGNLRSVVESLVNDLKL from the coding sequence ATGCCTGGTCGCTCCGCACACCACGCGGGCCCCGCGCCCGCTATCGAATTCAACAGTTCCTCCCGCCCGACCCTCGGGGTCGAGTGGGAGATTGCCCTGGTCGACAGTGAGTCTCTCGACCTGGTCAACTCTGCGGCCGAGGTCATGGACGGTGTCACCGAGTTGGCGGGTGCGCAGACCCCTCGGGTCACGAAGGAACTCCTGCGTAATACCGTCGAACTGGTCACGGGCGTATGCGAGAACGTCGGTGAGGCGATGGACGATCTCGGAGACTCGTTGGATCTCGTTCGGCGCGCCGCGGATCCGCTGGGAATCGAATTGTTCTCGGCGGGAACGCATCCGTTCGCAGAGTGGTCGACACAGGTGCTGACCCGCTCACCGAGTTACGACGAGCTGATCGCCAGGACTCAGTGGTGGGGTCGTCAGATGCTCATCTGGGGTGTCCACGTTCATGTGGGAGTCTCGTCTCCGGACAAGGTTTTCCCGATTCTCAACTCATTGCTGCTGCAGTACCCGCACCTGCTCGCGCTGTCTGCTTCGTCGCCGATCTGGGCGGGTAACGACACCGGGTATGCAAGCAATCGGGCGTTGATGTTCCAGCAACTTCCGACCGCCGGTCTGCCTTTCCAGTTCGAGGACTGGTCTCAGTTCGAGGCCTTCGTGCGCGACCAGATGAAGACCGGCGTCATCGAACAGCTCGGTGGAATGCACTGGGACATCAGGCCGGCTCCGAAATGGGGAACCATCGAGGTTCGGGTGTGTGACGGTGCGTCCACAAAACGGGAACTGGCTGCACTCGTAGCACTGACGCACTGCCTCATCGTCGACCTCGACGAACGGCTGGAAGCAGGTGAGGTGCTCCCGAGCATGCCGCCGTGGCACGTCCAGGAGAACAAGTGGCGGGCCGCCAGATACGGCCTCGATGCGGAAATCATCCTCGACGCGGACAGCAACGAGCGCTTGATGACGGACGATCTGAACGACCTGCTGGAGAAGCTCACTCCGACGGCCGTTCGACTCGGGTGTGCCGACGAGCTGGCCTCGGTAGCCGAAATTCCGCGACGTGGCGCGTCCTATCAAAGGCAACGCCGTGTGGCCGCAGATTCGGGCGGCAACCTGCGATCCGTGGTCGAATCCTTGGTGAACGACCTGAAATTGTGA
- the sodC gene encoding superoxide dismutase[Cu-Zn], with protein MAPTSSVRSAIRSWRLVTPVVAVAAFGVVACTAPETPSDVPGTTPAVWTGHEDPSGHGVAADAPESTIESEFKNAAGATVGTVSFTSEDDHLVVTIEAEDLTPGFHGLHIHTVGACEPNSVAPAGGEPGAFLSAGGHLQVDGRTEHPSSGDLTSLQVREDGTASLTTTTDAVTLEDLRADGGRSIIIHEGPDNFANIPPRYTLADGATVPDMNTLMTGDAGGRAACAVLD; from the coding sequence ATGGCACCGACCAGTTCTGTCCGATCGGCGATCCGCTCCTGGCGCTTGGTGACCCCCGTGGTTGCAGTGGCCGCATTCGGTGTGGTCGCGTGCACGGCTCCCGAGACTCCCTCCGACGTTCCGGGCACGACCCCCGCCGTCTGGACCGGCCACGAGGATCCGAGCGGACACGGCGTCGCCGCTGACGCTCCGGAGAGCACCATCGAGTCCGAGTTCAAGAACGCCGCAGGCGCCACGGTCGGCACCGTTTCGTTCACCTCCGAGGACGATCATCTCGTTGTCACCATCGAGGCCGAGGATCTGACACCGGGCTTCCACGGGCTGCACATCCACACCGTCGGAGCGTGCGAGCCCAACTCGGTCGCGCCGGCAGGCGGCGAGCCGGGTGCGTTTCTGTCCGCAGGTGGTCATCTCCAGGTCGACGGCCGCACCGAGCATCCATCGAGCGGTGACCTGACGTCGCTTCAGGTCAGGGAAGACGGCACCGCCAGCCTGACGACGACGACCGATGCAGTCACGCTGGAGGATCTGCGCGCCGACGGTGGACGGTCGATCATCATTCACGAAGGCCCGGACAACTTCGCGAATATCCCGCCTCGCTACACACTCGCCGACGGCGCCACCGTGCCTGACATGAACACCTTGATGACCGGTGATGCAGGCGGCCGGGCCGCCTGCGCGGTTCTGGACTAG
- a CDS encoding LytR C-terminal domain-containing protein, giving the protein MSSPNPESSGPPLRALAMVLISLAILFAAIGALSLTDSGGDEAAAPEATSEVAATTPASGAGQSPAVTSTTSSAPTTSAGPADIDLRVLNNSDVSGLAATTAATLTAEGWTIAETGNYAETQVASTTVYYGTDSGAESAAEEIAQQLGATAAALPRTVTGFGNGVIVMVTQ; this is encoded by the coding sequence GTGAGCAGTCCCAATCCGGAATCGTCCGGCCCTCCGCTCCGCGCCCTGGCGATGGTTCTCATTTCGCTCGCGATTCTGTTCGCGGCGATCGGTGCGTTGTCCTTGACCGATTCCGGCGGCGACGAAGCCGCCGCCCCCGAGGCCACCAGCGAGGTCGCGGCGACTACGCCCGCAAGCGGAGCTGGACAGTCGCCCGCGGTAACCTCGACCACGTCGAGTGCACCGACCACGTCGGCGGGACCAGCCGACATCGATCTTCGGGTACTGAACAACAGTGACGTGTCTGGTCTTGCTGCTACGACGGCGGCGACTCTGACCGCCGAAGGGTGGACGATCGCGGAGACCGGGAACTACGCCGAGACTCAGGTCGCCTCCACCACGGTGTACTACGGCACTGATTCCGGCGCCGAGAGCGCGGCGGAGGAGATCGCCCAGCAGCTGGGCGCGACCGCGGCGGCACTGCCTAGGACGGTGACCGGCTTCGGGAACGGGGTCATCGTCATGGTCACGCAGTGA
- a CDS encoding DUF3263 domain-containing protein, with product MDGAAAREQNQSQQSDKTKDINEVGADGLTRREHDILSFERQWWKYAGAKEEAIKELFSMSATRYYQVLNALVDRPESLAADPMLVKRLRRLRASRQKARAARRLGFEV from the coding sequence ATGGACGGCGCAGCAGCGCGTGAGCAGAACCAATCTCAGCAATCGGACAAAACCAAAGACATCAACGAGGTCGGCGCCGACGGTCTGACGCGTCGGGAGCACGACATCCTGTCGTTCGAGCGTCAGTGGTGGAAGTACGCCGGTGCAAAAGAAGAGGCCATCAAGGAACTTTTCTCGATGTCCGCAACCCGGTACTACCAGGTTCTCAACGCTCTCGTCGATCGTCCCGAGTCCCTTGCCGCAGACCCGATGCTGGTCAAGCGTCTTCGTAGGCTCCGGGCGAGCAGGCAGAAGGCCCGGGCGGCACGTCGACTCGGCTTCGAGGTCTAG